The proteins below come from a single Halobacillus salinarum genomic window:
- the phnC gene encoding phosphonate ABC transporter ATP-binding protein — protein sequence MIECRDLSLVYPDGTEGLKNVNITINEAEFIVIVGLSGAGKSTLIRSLNRLVTPTSGGLYIDGENVLVNKRISLRKLRKKVGMIFQHHNLVPRHTVMKNVLAGRLGYTGTLPSLLNLFPNEDRALAYENLKRVSIEDKLYTRADQLSGGQQQRVSIARVLTQQPKVILADEPVASLDPPTSHQVMNYLKKINKEDGITTVVNLHFIDMAMEYADRIIGMRAGEIVYDGPAGEVTESTFEDIYGRKIKDDDLRGGHDINERNKAILS from the coding sequence ATGATTGAATGCAGAGACTTGTCTCTTGTCTACCCAGACGGTACAGAGGGACTCAAAAACGTAAATATCACAATAAATGAAGCTGAATTCATTGTTATCGTAGGTCTTTCCGGCGCAGGAAAGTCCACATTAATAAGAAGTTTGAACAGACTAGTTACTCCTACTTCAGGAGGGCTCTATATTGACGGAGAAAATGTGCTTGTAAACAAAAGAATATCATTACGAAAACTCCGTAAGAAAGTGGGCATGATTTTTCAGCACCACAACCTGGTTCCGCGTCATACAGTTATGAAAAATGTACTTGCTGGAAGACTGGGCTATACTGGTACTTTGCCTTCCCTATTGAATTTATTCCCTAATGAAGACAGGGCTCTTGCTTATGAAAATTTAAAAAGGGTTTCGATCGAGGATAAATTATATACGCGTGCTGATCAGCTGAGTGGCGGACAGCAGCAAAGGGTATCCATCGCTCGTGTACTTACTCAGCAGCCTAAAGTTATTCTGGCTGATGAACCCGTGGCCAGTCTTGATCCCCCTACCTCCCATCAAGTCATGAATTATTTGAAGAAAATAAATAAAGAAGATGGGATTACAACCGTGGTAAACCTTCACTTTATCGATATGGCCATGGAGTATGCAGATCGAATTATTGGTATGCGTGCCGGAGAGATCGTTTATGACGGTCCGGCCGGCGAAGTAACGGAAAGTACGTTTGAAGACATTTATGGTCGTAAAATCAAAGATGATGATCTAAGGGGAGGACATGATATAAATGAACGCAACAAAGCTATTCTTTCCTAA
- the phnE gene encoding phosphonate ABC transporter, permease protein PhnE yields MNATKLFFPNYEKTPQAPGVMSRRKMWMNLSIVMTIIILYFISSIETNASLLRFDRSFFDNVLRMLNQMWPPDMAYAPSVWPKLAETIHMAVISTLLATIVSIPLSLVAAQNVMTNKWIYNLSKTFLNVLRTIPELILAVLFVGLFGIGVFSGILALFIFSLGILAKLMAETVEAIDTAQMEAIQATGANSWQVIWYAIVPQVLPQFASFSLYVFEINVRASVVLGFVGAGGIGLLIQQQINFLNYPAAMAVVLIVFLVVLMIDFISNRLRESLL; encoded by the coding sequence ATGAACGCAACAAAGCTATTCTTTCCTAATTATGAAAAGACACCGCAAGCACCTGGTGTGATGTCCAGACGTAAAATGTGGATGAATCTCTCCATTGTAATGACCATCATCATTCTCTATTTTATTAGTTCTATCGAGACAAACGCCTCCCTGCTCCGATTTGATAGAAGCTTCTTTGATAATGTACTTCGTATGTTAAATCAAATGTGGCCGCCTGATATGGCTTATGCGCCTTCTGTTTGGCCAAAGCTTGCCGAAACCATTCATATGGCAGTTATTTCTACTCTGCTAGCCACTATTGTTTCTATCCCGCTTTCCCTGGTCGCAGCTCAAAATGTGATGACGAATAAATGGATCTACAATTTGTCAAAAACATTTTTAAACGTCCTGCGAACCATACCAGAGTTGATTCTTGCCGTCTTATTTGTGGGGCTGTTTGGGATTGGTGTATTTTCAGGCATATTAGCTCTTTTCATTTTTTCCCTGGGGATTTTAGCAAAACTGATGGCTGAAACGGTTGAGGCAATTGACACTGCTCAAATGGAGGCGATACAGGCAACTGGTGCTAATTCTTGGCAGGTGATTTGGTATGCTATAGTCCCTCAAGTATTGCCGCAGTTCGCTTCCTTTTCTCTTTACGTATTTGAAATTAATGTCCGGGCGTCCGTAGTGCTTGGCTTTGTTGGAGCAGGTGGGATCGGCCTGCTTATTCAACAGCAAATTAATTTTTTGAACTACCCCGCTGCAATGGCGGTTGTATTAATCGTGTTCCTTGTAGTATTAATGATTGATTTTATCAGTAATCGTCTAAGGGAGAGCTTGTTATGA
- the phnE gene encoding phosphonate ABC transporter, permease protein PhnE, translating to MNRTILGLPPKKPIPMKTILNKTFAGLLFAVIVGWSIYGIHDRLNLSRVFSERTIERAQTVIPQLIQLNGEQFGRIIHLIIETLCIAFTGSLMAAVLAVPLGFLTAKNMMGTTWYGKTIFGFFKLWLNATRTFPEILLALIFVASIGPNPFAGVLAIAIGSTGMLGKLYGETIETVDMKVVEAMEASGANRIQVLFYAILPQVLPQFISYAIYRFEIDVRASTILGVIGAGGIGTLIVISAANRNWGEVGLIILSIIIVVTIIDYFSAYTRKKLL from the coding sequence ATGAACAGGACAATACTCGGCCTTCCGCCAAAAAAACCGATCCCAATGAAAACAATTTTGAACAAAACGTTTGCTGGTCTTCTTTTTGCCGTGATCGTAGGGTGGTCTATCTATGGAATTCATGACAGATTAAATCTGTCTAGAGTTTTTAGTGAGAGGACCATTGAGCGGGCTCAAACCGTTATCCCACAGTTGATACAGCTTAATGGCGAGCAATTCGGACGTATTATCCACCTAATCATTGAGACGTTATGCATTGCATTTACCGGTTCATTAATGGCTGCCGTGCTAGCTGTGCCTCTAGGGTTTTTAACAGCTAAAAACATGATGGGAACTACGTGGTACGGCAAAACAATCTTCGGCTTCTTCAAACTATGGTTAAATGCAACCCGCACTTTTCCTGAAATCCTGTTAGCTCTTATTTTTGTAGCTTCTATTGGACCTAATCCATTTGCTGGAGTGCTGGCAATCGCAATAGGATCAACTGGAATGCTGGGCAAACTGTATGGGGAAACGATTGAAACCGTTGATATGAAAGTAGTGGAAGCCATGGAAGCAAGCGGGGCAAATCGCATTCAAGTTCTCTTTTATGCAATTCTGCCGCAGGTGCTTCCTCAATTCATCAGCTACGCCATCTACCGGTTTGAAATTGATGTACGAGCCTCAACCATACTTGGAGTAATCGGGGCCGGCGGAATCGGTACACTGATCGTTATTTCTGCTGCCAACCGAAATTGGGGTGAGGTCGGTCTCATTATTCTATCGATCATTATCGTCGTCACTATTATCGACTATTTTAGTGCTTACACGAGGAAAAAATTACTTTAA
- a CDS encoding DUF2785 domain-containing protein → MESKLKEVLQSIKTNDYQLPDQFNLQELTTMMLQRIGAVDPVIRDELIHSIFTALIDNGAYNSDQLKNILQSILNKNYLFYKIGSSKKEEDAVFKRSFSVLLIPPILKQHRTAPFLKEEEVHRVWENLKKYMQQESDHRGYVDGKGWAHAMAHAADALNSTASCREITTQEVEGMLPVIREQFLIDQPYLFDEEERMVTAVLTMFKKMEPDDRVKWLETLIYQRKSWDDPKEDIIINNSKHFLRALYFRMLEGDYRELRQVLENLLRELRKQEAY, encoded by the coding sequence ATGGAGTCGAAATTAAAAGAGGTGCTGCAATCCATCAAGACCAATGATTATCAGCTTCCAGATCAATTCAACCTACAAGAACTCACAACGATGATGCTGCAGCGTATTGGAGCCGTAGATCCTGTGATTCGTGATGAGCTTATTCATTCGATCTTCACTGCCTTGATTGACAATGGTGCTTATAACAGTGATCAACTTAAAAACATACTTCAATCGATCTTGAATAAAAATTACTTGTTTTACAAAATTGGTTCTTCAAAAAAAGAAGAAGACGCTGTTTTTAAAAGAAGCTTCTCGGTCTTGTTAATCCCTCCCATTCTAAAACAGCATCGAACCGCGCCTTTCTTAAAAGAAGAAGAAGTGCACCGCGTTTGGGAAAATTTAAAAAAGTATATGCAGCAGGAATCGGATCATAGAGGATACGTGGATGGAAAAGGCTGGGCCCATGCCATGGCTCATGCTGCAGATGCTTTAAATAGCACTGCTTCTTGCAGAGAGATTACGACCCAGGAAGTCGAAGGGATGCTGCCTGTCATTCGAGAGCAATTTCTCATTGACCAGCCCTATCTGTTCGATGAAGAGGAAAGAATGGTGACTGCTGTACTTACGATGTTTAAAAAAATGGAGCCTGATGACCGGGTGAAATGGTTGGAGACTTTGATATACCAGCGAAAAAGCTGGGATGACCCTAAAGAAGACATCATTATTAACAACAGCAAGCATTTTCTCAGAGCGTTGTATTTTCGGATGCTTGAAGGAGATTACAGAGAGCTTAGACAGGTTTTGGAAAATCTGCTGCGGGAACTTAGAAAGCAGGAAGCTTACTAA
- a CDS encoding NifU N-terminal domain-containing protein: MAIKVEETPNPNARKFTADSLIFQGDGSVSVMPGQTSEHKIMNDLMEFDEVDNVFGFQNFITINKQPNADWETLTPKVEGLLTEYGY; this comes from the coding sequence ATGGCAATAAAAGTTGAAGAAACGCCGAACCCTAATGCGCGCAAATTCACCGCAGATTCTTTAATATTTCAAGGAGATGGCAGTGTTTCTGTGATGCCCGGGCAGACGAGCGAACATAAAATTATGAATGATCTTATGGAGTTTGATGAAGTGGACAATGTATTTGGCTTTCAGAACTTCATCACTATTAATAAACAGCCGAATGCAGACTGGGAAACACTGACTCCTAAAGTCGAAGGACTATTAACTGAATACGGATATTAA
- a CDS encoding BsuPI-related putative proteinase inhibitor, producing MNLEEHEKASTDTGNQSEESVENMEALINQLTLDATVDTSSDRAAFHFSLTNQGDKPVILGFNSSQQYEIKVENSNGESVYTYSADKMFTQQLTTEELASQESLKNSETWEAIKTPGNYTVTITYLVSSINDQPLDAEPFQATQRFIIEDQKPEDPEANQAFKDIKVSGNNGNYTVTGKAKVFEGSFMYTVEDGHHVQIEPTAVQAEAGAPQWGHSG from the coding sequence ATGAACTTAGAGGAACACGAAAAAGCTAGTACAGATACTGGCAATCAAAGTGAGGAATCTGTAGAAAACATGGAGGCACTTATCAATCAGTTGACGTTGGACGCTACCGTGGATACTTCTTCCGATCGGGCAGCATTTCATTTTTCACTTACAAATCAGGGAGACAAGCCTGTCATTCTTGGCTTTAACTCCAGTCAGCAGTATGAAATAAAAGTGGAGAACAGCAATGGCGAATCGGTGTACACGTATTCGGCCGATAAAATGTTCACTCAGCAGCTCACGACTGAGGAACTTGCGAGCCAAGAATCATTAAAGAATTCAGAAACGTGGGAAGCCATTAAAACCCCAGGGAATTATACGGTTACCATCACTTATTTAGTCTCGTCCATTAACGATCAGCCTTTGGATGCCGAACCTTTTCAAGCAACTCAAAGATTTATTATTGAAGATCAAAAACCTGAAGACCCAGAAGCGAATCAGGCATTTAAAGATATTAAAGTATCTGGAAACAACGGAAACTATACGGTGACAGGAAAGGCGAAGGTATTTGAGGGAAGCTTCATGTACACCGTTGAAGACGGGCATCATGTACAGATTGAACCAACAGCGGTCCAAGCTGAAGCAGGGGCACCTCAATGGGGGCATTCCGGATAA
- a CDS encoding DegV family protein, with translation MAVKILCDSASDLSKETIQKYDVEMLPLRVTIDQKEFEDGRTISPLEVYNFMREGKAPKTSQVAPESFREAFSRLASQNQPFVYFAFSSELSGTYQTAKMVEQEVKEEHPEANFEVLDTKAASLGYGLIIMRIAELAADGASYEEIIETGSYHADHMEHIFTVDDLEYLYRGGRVSKTAAFVGTLLKIKPLLHMEEGRLIPLEKIRGSKKVFKRMIELMEERGEDLKGQRIGISHGDALHSAEYLADLIREKFAIEEIHIEMVGSAIGSHSGPGTIALFFLNKPFK, from the coding sequence ATGGCTGTAAAAATATTATGCGATTCTGCGTCTGATTTATCGAAGGAAACTATACAAAAATATGATGTTGAAATGCTGCCTTTACGCGTAACGATTGACCAAAAAGAATTTGAAGATGGCAGAACCATCTCCCCTTTGGAAGTTTATAACTTCATGAGAGAAGGAAAAGCGCCCAAGACGTCACAAGTTGCCCCTGAATCCTTTCGAGAAGCCTTCTCCCGACTTGCCAGTCAAAACCAGCCTTTCGTGTATTTTGCTTTTTCTTCAGAGCTGTCAGGAACATATCAAACAGCTAAAATGGTCGAACAAGAAGTGAAAGAAGAGCATCCAGAAGCAAATTTCGAAGTTCTTGATACAAAAGCTGCCTCTTTAGGGTACGGATTAATTATTATGCGTATAGCAGAGCTTGCCGCCGATGGAGCCTCCTATGAAGAAATTATAGAAACGGGGAGCTACCACGCTGATCATATGGAACATATTTTTACCGTCGACGATTTAGAGTATTTATACAGAGGGGGTCGTGTAAGCAAAACGGCAGCCTTTGTCGGCACCCTTCTCAAAATCAAACCGCTTCTCCATATGGAAGAAGGCAGGCTTATTCCGTTGGAAAAAATACGCGGCTCGAAGAAAGTTTTTAAACGCATGATTGAACTAATGGAAGAACGAGGCGAAGATCTTAAAGGTCAGCGGATAGGAATCAGTCATGGAGATGCGCTGCACAGTGCTGAATACTTAGCAGACCTGATTCGTGAAAAGTTTGCAATTGAAGAAATCCATATTGAAATGGTAGGATCGGCCATTGGTTCTCATTCAGGTCCGGGGACGATTGCTCTTTTCTTTTTAAATAAACCTTTCAAATAG
- a CDS encoding DUF4349 domain-containing protein: MTTRKRLLVFLSLLFLLTACSNNETNGDSGSSEAGDSATFSRESAAPERAQDHKMEGESKEAASPNQAKLIYQSQVDLETKNYDQFYEDLQKEIKKYKARIVNINLHKGNEGNRKGNLTIRVPQEHFQNFMDGIGSYSSEIISKQTSAQDVTEQYVDYKSRLEAKKKVEQRLLSFLDGAKKTDDLVAISKDLERVQEEMESLQGKMNYLNDQSEYSTVNLSFIETKVVVPAVNNRDLNTWEKTKQAFNSSINGLTSLFSAVTVFLLGYSPILLIIAALAVVIWFIVRRKRQHPS, translated from the coding sequence ATGACCACAAGAAAAAGATTACTCGTATTTCTCTCTTTACTATTCCTGCTTACTGCGTGCAGCAATAATGAAACAAACGGAGATTCCGGCAGTTCGGAAGCTGGCGATTCAGCCACTTTCAGCAGGGAGTCAGCAGCTCCTGAACGTGCACAAGACCATAAGATGGAAGGGGAATCAAAAGAAGCTGCTTCTCCAAACCAGGCTAAACTCATCTACCAATCCCAAGTGGATTTAGAAACCAAAAATTATGATCAATTTTATGAAGATCTGCAAAAAGAAATTAAAAAATACAAGGCACGGATCGTTAACATTAACTTGCACAAAGGAAACGAGGGGAACCGGAAAGGGAATTTAACCATCAGGGTCCCGCAAGAGCATTTCCAGAATTTTATGGATGGGATAGGATCATACAGCTCTGAAATCATTTCCAAGCAGACTTCTGCTCAAGACGTTACAGAGCAATATGTGGATTATAAATCACGCCTTGAAGCGAAGAAGAAAGTCGAGCAAAGGCTGCTGTCTTTTTTAGATGGTGCAAAGAAAACTGACGATTTAGTTGCTATTTCTAAAGACCTTGAAAGAGTCCAGGAAGAAATGGAAAGCTTGCAAGGGAAAATGAATTATTTGAATGATCAAAGTGAGTATTCTACGGTTAACCTTTCCTTTATCGAGACGAAGGTTGTGGTACCTGCCGTAAACAACCGAGATTTGAATACGTGGGAAAAGACGAAACAGGCTTTTAACAGTTCCATAAATGGTTTAACGAGTTTATTTTCAGCGGTTACTGTTTTTCTTTTAGGTTACTCCCCGATCCTGTTAATCATAGCTGCCTTAGCAGTTGTCATCTGGTTCATCGTTCGCAGAAAACGGCAGCATCCTTCATAA
- a CDS encoding SDR family oxidoreductase produces MPQKRPINPPQHQNQMPGIESEMTPLPEVISSSYKGSGKLHQKVAVITGGDSGIGRSAAIHFAREGANLAIIYLNEHEDANKTKQMVEEEGKSCLLLPGDIGDNKFCTSSAQQIIGQYGAIDILVNNAAEQHPQTSILNISNEQLERTFRTNIFSFFYMTKALLPHIKTGGSIINTTSITAYAGSKDLIDYSATKGAITSFTRSLSQSLAGQGIRVNAVAPGPVWTPLIPSTFDKQKVAEFGSNVPMQRPGQPNELAPAYVFLASEDSAYMTGQVLHVNGGVIVNG; encoded by the coding sequence ATGCCGCAGAAGCGCCCCATCAACCCGCCTCAGCATCAGAACCAGATGCCCGGAATTGAATCAGAAATGACCCCTTTACCAGAAGTCATTTCTTCGTCCTACAAAGGGAGTGGAAAATTACATCAAAAGGTCGCAGTTATTACAGGGGGAGATAGTGGAATTGGAAGATCTGCTGCAATCCACTTTGCCCGTGAAGGGGCTAATTTAGCGATTATTTACTTGAACGAGCACGAAGATGCGAATAAAACGAAACAAATGGTAGAAGAAGAAGGAAAGTCATGCCTCCTCTTACCAGGGGATATAGGGGACAACAAATTCTGCACTTCCAGTGCTCAGCAAATCATCGGGCAGTATGGTGCGATTGACATTCTGGTCAATAATGCTGCAGAACAACATCCTCAAACGAGCATCCTGAATATATCTAATGAACAGCTGGAAAGAACTTTTCGTACCAATATCTTCAGCTTCTTTTATATGACCAAAGCTTTGCTTCCACATATAAAGACTGGAGGATCAATCATTAATACCACTTCCATTACGGCTTACGCAGGAAGCAAGGATCTCATCGACTATTCCGCAACGAAAGGAGCCATTACCAGCTTTACCCGTTCCCTTTCCCAATCTTTAGCGGGACAAGGAATCAGAGTTAACGCTGTTGCTCCTGGGCCCGTCTGGACTCCTTTAATCCCGTCTACCTTTGATAAACAAAAGGTTGCAGAATTCGGCTCCAATGTACCGATGCAGCGGCCGGGTCAACCAAACGAGCTTGCCCCTGCCTATGTATTTCTTGCCAGCGAGGATTCTGCATACATGACCGGTCAGGTTCTTCATGTGAATGGCGGAGTTATTGTAAATGGATAA
- a CDS encoding alpha-amylase family glycosyl hydrolase — protein MRKIRTILLSIPLLLFFANPAGAAEKEDQAWQDESIYYIMVDRFMNGVAHNDQGINIKDGEAFHGGDLQGVIEQLDYIKDMGFTSICLSPIMDNQKRGYHGFWVEDFMKTEEHFGTMKDAERLVQEAHKRNMKVIFEFPVNFTGNEHPWLNDSNKENWYKESSTAGEDDHLHNSWLKGLPELNLDNKEVQNYLFKAADYWIKNTNVDGFKLERKGEIPAEFIQVFASHVNSTKNGFFLLSHSENMIGARLHDGYYRTASEAFSDAGNSLQDVNEVWNMELNIKGSVWANYIDNLQTLRFAHRAVTNQKNPATRLNLALTYTFTAPGLPIVTYGTEVPLDPGADQAPKMMDFKAANEDLSKLLEKLNAMRQEFPALTKGDFKQLYHDSGFAVFKRTYQNNTMIIAINNDTKTRAITIQDLPEQQQLRGLLLDGVVRQSQDGGYKLGMDRETADVFVVENDQGYNWLFIGFVGGVLGLFVVAVAWLSRKSKSSKEDRE, from the coding sequence ATGAGAAAGATTAGAACTATACTTCTCAGTATCCCGTTGCTTCTTTTTTTCGCCAATCCGGCAGGAGCAGCAGAAAAAGAAGACCAAGCTTGGCAGGACGAAAGCATTTATTATATTATGGTGGATCGTTTTATGAATGGAGTTGCACATAACGACCAAGGGATTAATATAAAAGACGGCGAAGCTTTTCATGGTGGAGATCTCCAAGGGGTTATTGAGCAGCTGGATTACATAAAGGACATGGGGTTTACCTCAATCTGTTTGTCTCCTATTATGGATAATCAGAAAAGAGGGTATCACGGTTTCTGGGTAGAAGATTTTATGAAGACAGAAGAGCATTTCGGAACGATGAAAGATGCCGAACGCTTGGTTCAAGAAGCCCATAAAAGAAACATGAAGGTTATATTTGAATTCCCGGTTAATTTTACGGGGAACGAGCACCCTTGGCTGAACGATTCTAACAAGGAAAATTGGTATAAAGAATCCTCTACAGCGGGAGAAGATGACCATCTACATAACAGCTGGTTAAAAGGGCTGCCTGAACTGAATTTGGATAATAAGGAAGTTCAAAACTACTTGTTTAAAGCTGCGGACTATTGGATTAAGAATACCAATGTTGATGGTTTTAAACTTGAACGAAAAGGGGAAATACCCGCAGAATTTATCCAGGTATTTGCAAGTCATGTGAATTCTACTAAAAATGGCTTTTTTCTATTAAGCCATTCGGAAAATATGATAGGTGCAAGACTGCATGATGGATACTACCGGACTGCATCTGAAGCTTTTTCTGACGCAGGAAACTCTCTCCAAGACGTGAATGAAGTATGGAACATGGAGCTAAACATTAAAGGCAGCGTGTGGGCCAATTATATTGATAATCTTCAAACACTTAGATTTGCCCATAGGGCTGTTACCAATCAAAAAAATCCTGCAACAAGGCTGAATCTTGCTCTTACTTATACATTTACTGCTCCAGGCCTCCCAATAGTTACATATGGCACAGAGGTTCCGCTTGATCCAGGGGCAGATCAAGCACCCAAAATGATGGACTTTAAAGCAGCTAATGAAGATCTGTCTAAGTTATTGGAAAAATTAAATGCGATGCGTCAGGAATTTCCCGCACTCACTAAAGGAGATTTTAAACAACTTTACCATGACTCAGGGTTTGCTGTATTTAAAAGAACCTACCAGAATAATACGATGATTATAGCTATAAATAATGATACGAAGACGAGAGCAATAACAATACAGGATCTACCTGAACAGCAGCAGCTAAGAGGTTTACTGCTCGATGGAGTTGTCCGTCAAAGCCAGGATGGCGGTTATAAACTAGGCATGGATCGAGAAACGGCAGATGTGTTTGTCGTGGAAAATGATCAAGGCTACAACTGGCTGTTTATTGGCTTTGTAGGTGGTGTACTTGGATTATTTGTCGTTGCCGTCGCGTGGTTAAGCAGAAAAAGTAAATCCTCTAAAGAGGATAGAGAATAG
- the asnB gene encoding asparagine synthase (glutamine-hydrolyzing), with amino-acid sequence MCGIVGWIDRNDKHTVKDQILNDMAATLRHRGPDDFQKWLKGPACFGHQRLIVVDPKGGKQPMIREARNESFVLCYNGELYNTDEVRDALKAKGWTFKSHSDTEVVLVSYMQWGKHCVDYLNGIFAFSIWEEKRQRLFLARDRLGVKPLFYSEHNGGFMFASEMKAILAHPDVAPKVNKEGIEELLALGPSRTAGYGIFNNLSELRPGHRILWERGTLKVERYWNVKSEPHEDTWEETVAAVRQLFLDAVKRQLVSDVKLGTFLSGGVDSSAITAIAANKYQQDQMAPLETFSIDYKDQEKFFKTNAFQPDRDESYIQLVSKENKTQHHVMTAGPEVLVTLLKKSVELRDLPGMADVDSSLLWFCDKIKQHVTVALSGECADEIFGGYPWFYRKEDKERQGFPWIRSLKERTGLIRDDVEAQLDIEAHMLRRYQETIDETPLLPGDSEDVKQHRYMSYLNMNWFMQTLLERKDRMSMGASLEVRVPFSDHRIVEYAWNIPWEMKFHNNQEKGLLREALRGILPDKVLFRKKNPYPKTFHPDYTKGVCQWMEEILTDSNAPLFELFDRKKVKLLTETKGNSIDTPWFGQLMTGPQLIAYLCQVNYWLKTYNIQLV; translated from the coding sequence ATGTGTGGAATTGTAGGTTGGATAGATCGAAACGATAAACATACAGTCAAGGATCAAATTCTTAATGATATGGCAGCTACGCTCCGTCATCGAGGGCCGGATGATTTCCAAAAATGGCTGAAGGGGCCTGCCTGTTTCGGGCATCAGAGGCTCATTGTTGTGGACCCAAAAGGCGGTAAGCAGCCAATGATTAGAGAAGCAAGAAATGAAAGCTTTGTGCTTTGCTATAATGGAGAACTTTACAATACAGATGAGGTTCGCGATGCTCTAAAAGCAAAAGGGTGGACGTTCAAATCTCATTCCGACACGGAAGTTGTGTTAGTAAGCTACATGCAGTGGGGGAAACACTGCGTCGATTATTTAAATGGAATCTTTGCCTTCAGTATATGGGAGGAAAAACGCCAAAGACTCTTTTTAGCTCGTGATCGTCTTGGGGTGAAGCCGTTGTTTTACAGCGAACATAACGGTGGCTTTATGTTTGCTTCAGAAATGAAAGCTATTTTGGCCCACCCTGACGTCGCACCAAAAGTTAATAAAGAGGGGATAGAGGAGCTTCTTGCTCTAGGTCCTTCACGAACTGCTGGATATGGCATTTTTAATAATCTCTCGGAATTAAGACCTGGGCACAGAATTTTATGGGAAAGAGGTACGCTGAAGGTAGAACGATACTGGAATGTTAAGAGTGAACCTCATGAAGATACTTGGGAGGAGACGGTGGCTGCCGTTCGCCAGCTTTTTTTGGATGCTGTCAAACGGCAGCTCGTTTCTGATGTGAAGCTTGGCACTTTTCTATCCGGAGGAGTGGATTCAAGTGCCATTACGGCTATTGCTGCCAACAAATATCAGCAAGATCAGATGGCACCATTGGAAACCTTCTCCATTGACTATAAAGATCAGGAAAAGTTTTTTAAAACAAATGCTTTCCAGCCTGACAGAGATGAATCATATATCCAGTTAGTCAGCAAAGAAAATAAGACCCAGCACCACGTAATGACAGCAGGCCCTGAAGTCCTGGTAACCCTGTTAAAAAAATCGGTCGAACTTCGTGATCTTCCAGGGATGGCTGATGTCGACTCTTCATTATTGTGGTTCTGTGACAAAATCAAGCAGCATGTAACAGTAGCTTTATCTGGCGAGTGCGCCGATGAAATTTTTGGTGGTTATCCATGGTTTTACCGCAAGGAAGATAAAGAAAGACAGGGTTTTCCATGGATACGCTCGCTTAAAGAGAGAACAGGACTGATCAGGGATGACGTAGAAGCTCAACTTGATATTGAAGCTCACATGCTGAGAAGGTACCAGGAAACCATAGATGAAACACCGCTGCTTCCAGGAGACAGTGAGGATGTCAAACAGCACCGGTATATGAGCTACTTAAATATGAATTGGTTTATGCAGACACTCCTGGAAAGGAAAGACCGAATGAGTATGGGAGCAAGTCTTGAAGTAAGGGTGCCTTTTTCTGATCATCGAATTGTAGAATATGCTTGGAATATTCCTTGGGAGATGAAATTCCATAACAATCAAGAGAAGGGGCTGCTTAGGGAAGCATTAAGGGGAATACTTCCTGATAAAGTCTTGTTCCGTAAAAAGAATCCATATCCGAAGACTTTTCACCCTGACTATACAAAAGGGGTGTGCCAGTGGATGGAAGAAATTCTTACCGATTCCAATGCCCCGTTATTTGAACTTTTTGATCGTAAAAAAGTAAAACTTCTTACTGAAACAAAAGGGAATTCGATTGATACTCCATGGTTTGGGCAGCTTATGACAGGTCCACAGCTCATCGCCTATTTATGCCAAGTGAACTACTGGCTCAAAACCTATAACATTCAATTAGTATAA
- a CDS encoding YisL family protein, translating into MAHLHITSWVLAFILLAIVVSLAKKGNEKGAKITQMILRLDYLLILYSGGSLFASYASYGPLVIIKLLAGLWAIASMEMAAVKTYKHKPAGIWWTQFIIAVAIALILGFGFLPMGILPR; encoded by the coding sequence TTGGCACATTTACATATTACCTCATGGGTACTTGCTTTTATTTTGCTTGCCATTGTCGTTTCTTTAGCGAAAAAAGGAAATGAAAAAGGAGCAAAAATCACCCAGATGATTTTACGACTGGATTATCTATTGATTCTTTATTCTGGGGGATCGTTATTTGCTTCTTATGCAAGTTACGGACCCCTCGTTATTATTAAATTACTCGCAGGACTGTGGGCTATCGCATCAATGGAGATGGCAGCAGTAAAAACATACAAACACAAGCCTGCAGGAATCTGGTGGACACAGTTTATTATTGCTGTCGCCATTGCTTTAATTCTAGGGTTTGGGTTTCTACCTATGGGAATTCTTCCTCGCTAA